The following proteins are encoded in a genomic region of Bosea beijingensis:
- a CDS encoding AzlD family protein — MTLPDLGTWGPLVAITAMAIATYLCRISGVALMSIIPLTPHVRRGLAALPGSIVVATVLPLVERLGWAAAVALLAAVGTMILRRSELLALLVGMAAISGLRALGY, encoded by the coding sequence ATGACGCTGCCTGATCTCGGCACCTGGGGCCCACTGGTCGCCATCACGGCGATGGCCATCGCGACCTATCTCTGCCGCATCTCCGGCGTGGCGCTGATGAGCATCATCCCGCTGACCCCGCATGTCCGGCGCGGGCTTGCGGCCCTGCCGGGCTCGATCGTCGTGGCGACGGTGCTGCCGCTGGTCGAGCGGCTGGGCTGGGCTGCGGCGGTCGCGCTGCTGGCCGCAGTCGGCACCATGATCCTGCGGCGCAGCGAGTTGCTGGCGCTGCTCGTCGGCATGGCCGCGATCTCTGGCCTGCGCGCGCTCGGCTACTGA
- a CDS encoding TerC family protein encodes MDFASPVFWTSLLQIIWIDLLLSGDNAVVIALAVRSLPEKQRKVGIWLGAGAAVGLRIIFAVVVSYLLNVPFLKVVGALLLFWIAIKLAKGEEEAHGDVAASDNLWKAVRTIAIADAVMSLDNVLAIAAASRGHFQLFVFGLLLTIPLIIFGARMLSSVLERFPILIWLGAALLGWIAGEMLLSDMAIMQWLQVNMPSWVQTVPVSETNPAGLLPAKVPFYSAAVLGAAFVCIVAYALKKKPIDQAG; translated from the coding sequence ATGGATTTCGCATCCCCCGTCTTCTGGACCTCGCTGCTCCAGATCATCTGGATCGACCTGCTGCTTTCGGGCGACAACGCGGTCGTGATCGCGCTCGCCGTGCGTTCGCTGCCGGAGAAGCAGCGCAAAGTTGGCATCTGGCTTGGCGCCGGGGCGGCGGTGGGCCTGCGCATCATCTTCGCGGTGGTTGTCAGCTACCTCCTGAACGTCCCGTTCCTGAAGGTTGTCGGCGCGCTCCTCCTGTTCTGGATCGCCATCAAGCTCGCCAAAGGCGAGGAAGAGGCCCATGGTGATGTCGCTGCCAGCGACAATCTCTGGAAGGCGGTGCGCACCATCGCCATCGCCGACGCGGTGATGAGCCTCGACAACGTGCTCGCGATCGCAGCCGCGTCGCGTGGCCATTTCCAGCTTTTCGTGTTCGGCCTGCTGCTGACGATCCCCCTGATCATCTTCGGCGCGCGCATGCTCTCGTCGGTTCTCGAGCGCTTCCCGATCCTGATCTGGCTCGGCGCGGCGCTGCTCGGCTGGATTGCCGGCGAGATGCTGCTCAGCGACATGGCGATTATGCAATGGCTCCAGGTGAACATGCCGAGCTGGGTGCAGACCGTGCCGGTCTCCGAGACGAACCCGGCCGGTCTCCTGCCCGCGAAGGTGCCGTTCTATTCGGCGGCGGTGCTCGGCGCGGCCTTCGTCTGCATCGTCGCTTACGCTCTCAAGAAGAAGCCGATCGATCAGGCGGGCTGA
- a CDS encoding branched-chain amino acid aminotransferase — MAWYSQTWTWFDGSWHEGNPGIVGPRSHVLWQASSVFDGGRYFDGVAPDIDLHAARVNRSASALGLKPTVEADFIVGKMFEGVKKFAPGTAIYVKPMYWGEADGPSTIMADPESTQFALCLFEAAMPQPTAGFSVTKGAFRRPSYETAPTDAKAGCLYPNNARVLKVAKAAGFDNALVLDMQGNVAETATSNIFLAKDGVVKTPVPNGTFLNGITRQRVIKLLRDSGIPVEECSLRYEDFEQADEIFMSGNYSKCMPVTRIDNRTLQPGPLFRRARELYMDYAHSKSKAA, encoded by the coding sequence ATGGCATGGTATTCTCAGACGTGGACCTGGTTCGATGGCTCCTGGCATGAGGGCAACCCCGGCATCGTCGGTCCGCGCAGCCATGTGCTCTGGCAGGCCTCGTCGGTCTTCGATGGCGGCCGCTATTTCGACGGCGTCGCGCCCGATATCGACCTGCATGCCGCCCGCGTGAACCGCTCCGCGTCGGCGCTCGGCCTGAAGCCTACCGTGGAGGCGGATTTCATCGTCGGGAAGATGTTCGAGGGCGTCAAGAAATTCGCCCCCGGCACGGCGATCTATGTCAAGCCGATGTACTGGGGCGAGGCGGATGGCCCGTCCACCATCATGGCCGATCCGGAATCGACCCAGTTCGCGCTCTGCCTGTTCGAGGCAGCGATGCCGCAGCCGACGGCCGGCTTCTCGGTGACCAAGGGCGCCTTCCGCCGCCCGAGCTACGAGACTGCCCCGACGGACGCCAAGGCAGGCTGCCTCTACCCGAACAATGCCCGCGTGCTGAAGGTGGCCAAGGCCGCCGGCTTCGACAACGCGCTGGTGCTCGACATGCAGGGCAATGTCGCGGAGACCGCGACCTCGAATATTTTCCTCGCCAAGGACGGCGTCGTGAAGACCCCCGTTCCGAACGGCACTTTCCTGAACGGCATCACCCGCCAGCGCGTCATCAAGCTGCTGCGCGACAGCGGCATTCCGGTCGAGGAATGCAGCCTGCGCTACGAGGATTTCGAGCAGGCCGACGAGATCTTCATGTCCGGCAATTACTCCAAGTGCATGCCGGTGACCCGCATCGACAACCGCACGCTCCAGCCCGGCCCGCTCTTCCGCCGCGCCCGCGAGCTCTACATGGACTACGCCCACAGCAAGTCGAAGGCCGCCTGA
- a CDS encoding AzlC family ABC transporter permease: MSADPNTPPAAGEAPITAAGMMLGLRKVSVLMPGIVVFAVAFGAAAAAKGLSLFETLLMSGFVYAGVAQLVSLELWRPEWTWGAIAGIAVVTATVNARMVLQGASLQPWFAKYPKALNAFHLFFFTDANWLIGTRYRAEGGRDLGVLVGAGLALWLVWVIATGGGYMLGALVSDPRRYGIDLVMPIFFAAMIVPLWRGKRGMVPWVVAGLVALVTARLVDGYAFIIVGSLAGAITGAFRDDAA, from the coding sequence ATGTCAGCCGATCCGAACACGCCGCCGGCCGCGGGAGAAGCGCCGATCACTGCCGCGGGCATGATGCTGGGCCTGCGCAAGGTCTCCGTGCTGATGCCCGGTATCGTCGTCTTCGCCGTCGCCTTCGGGGCGGCCGCGGCTGCGAAGGGGCTTTCGCTGTTCGAGACCTTGCTGATGAGCGGCTTCGTCTACGCGGGCGTGGCCCAGCTCGTCTCGCTGGAGCTGTGGCGTCCGGAATGGACATGGGGCGCCATTGCCGGCATCGCCGTGGTCACCGCCACCGTCAATGCACGCATGGTGCTGCAGGGCGCCTCCCTGCAGCCCTGGTTTGCGAAATATCCCAAGGCGCTCAACGCCTTCCATCTCTTCTTCTTCACCGATGCCAACTGGCTGATCGGGACGCGCTACCGGGCCGAGGGCGGGCGCGACCTCGGCGTGCTGGTCGGCGCGGGGCTCGCGCTCTGGCTGGTCTGGGTGATCGCGACCGGCGGCGGCTACATGCTCGGCGCGTTGGTCAGCGACCCGCGCCGCTATGGCATCGACCTGGTCATGCCGATCTTCTTCGCCGCGATGATCGTGCCGCTCTGGCGCGGCAAGCGCGGCATGGTGCCCTGGGTCGTCGCCGGCCTCGTCGCGCTGGTCACGGCGAGGCTTGTCGACGGCTATGCCTTCATCATCGTCGGCTCGCTTGCCGGCGCGATCACGGGGGCGTTCCGCGATGACGCTGCCTGA
- a CDS encoding 4'-phosphopantetheinyl transferase family protein: MHWFDDAHAIAPALPAIWLVRTDAQPSNLTERSALRRGLARRVLARQLGCGEGHVVIAHDAAGRPLLDLPRETGLHLSLATRAGIVAVGLARHPLGADVEQVDERAAPPRDLLHPDERNALEAIASTEQARSFARLWAAKEAYVKALGMGFRRAPESFAVSLLSETTFRVTDASAPTDTVGALCTMKNGGHEIMAAAFVVTG; this comes from the coding sequence ATGCACTGGTTCGACGATGCCCATGCCATAGCCCCTGCCCTGCCGGCGATCTGGCTCGTCCGGACAGATGCGCAGCCGAGCAACCTGACGGAACGCTCGGCTCTGCGACGCGGTCTGGCGCGGCGCGTCCTGGCGCGTCAGCTTGGCTGCGGAGAGGGGCACGTCGTCATCGCGCATGACGCAGCCGGGCGCCCGCTCCTCGATCTGCCCCGAGAGACCGGCCTGCATCTTTCGCTGGCGACCCGGGCCGGGATCGTCGCGGTCGGCCTCGCGCGCCATCCGCTGGGCGCCGATGTCGAACAGGTCGACGAACGCGCCGCACCGCCGCGCGACCTGTTGCATCCCGACGAACGAAACGCCCTCGAAGCCATTGCCTCCACCGAGCAAGCCCGGAGCTTCGCGCGCCTCTGGGCCGCTAAGGAAGCCTATGTGAAGGCTTTGGGAATGGGGTTTCGGCGTGCGCCCGAGAGTTTCGCGGTGTCACTTCTGTCGGAGACGACCTTTCGCGTCACGGATGCCTCCGCCCCCACCGATACGGTCGGCGCGCTCTGCACGATGAAAAACGGCGGCCATGAGATCATGGCCGCCGCGTTCGTCGTTACCGGCTAG
- a CDS encoding glycosyltransferase family 2 protein codes for MPVHNEADNLPLLVERLRTVLAGEVASWEVVFVDDGSRDETLTVIRDLNAADPRISAVSFSRNFGKEIAIAAGLDHALGDAVIIMDADLQHPPETIPAFLAKWREGYLNVYGQRTDREGETRMKRGFAKMFYRIFGYFGETPLPEGAGDFRLLDRKAVDALRALPERARFSKGLYAWVGFRSAGVPFHVAEREHGQSKFRYGKLFSFAFDGLSSFSTVPLKIATWSGAIIAVIATFSALYFMLRTLLFGTDLPGFPSLIVSIMFFSGIQLVSLGMIGEYVGRIFAEVKRRPLYLIGERVGFDARTVDHPRGDALPPLIR; via the coding sequence GTGCCCGTGCACAACGAAGCCGACAATCTGCCCCTGCTGGTCGAACGCCTGCGCACGGTGCTCGCCGGCGAAGTCGCATCCTGGGAAGTCGTCTTCGTCGATGACGGCAGCCGCGACGAAACGCTCACCGTGATCCGCGACCTCAATGCCGCCGATCCGCGCATCAGCGCCGTCTCCTTCAGCCGCAATTTCGGCAAGGAGATCGCGATCGCGGCCGGGCTCGACCATGCACTCGGCGATGCCGTCATCATCATGGATGCCGATCTGCAGCATCCACCGGAGACCATTCCCGCCTTCCTCGCCAAATGGCGCGAGGGCTATCTCAATGTCTACGGCCAGCGCACCGACCGCGAGGGCGAGACCCGGATGAAGCGCGGTTTCGCCAAGATGTTCTACCGCATCTTCGGTTATTTCGGCGAAACGCCGCTGCCGGAAGGCGCCGGCGATTTCCGCCTGCTCGACCGCAAGGCCGTCGATGCCTTGCGGGCCCTGCCGGAACGTGCGCGCTTCTCGAAGGGGCTCTATGCCTGGGTCGGTTTCCGCTCGGCCGGCGTGCCCTTCCATGTCGCCGAGCGCGAGCACGGCCAATCGAAATTCAGATACGGCAAGCTGTTCTCCTTCGCCTTCGACGGGCTCTCCTCCTTCTCGACCGTGCCACTGAAGATCGCGACCTGGTCCGGCGCGATCATCGCGGTGATCGCGACCTTCTCGGCGCTCTACTTCATGCTGCGCACGCTGCTCTTCGGCACCGACCTGCCCGGCTTCCCGTCGCTGATCGTCTCGATCATGTTCTTCTCCGGCATCCAGCTCGTCTCGCTCGGCATGATCGGGGAATATGTCGGGCGCATCTTCGCCGAGGTGAAGCGCCGGCCGCTCTACCTGATCGGCGAGCGCGTCGGCTTCGACGCCCGCACCGTCGACCACCCGCGCGGCGACGCCCTGCCGCCGCTGATCCGCTAG
- a CDS encoding TerC family protein — protein MDLSSVSIVDPLVWGKLAEIILLNIVLSGDNAVVIALACRALAPAQRTKGIALGAGVAVVLRVVFTVLIASLLNTPFLRIIGAGLLIWIAVKLIVEEEGQDEDSITASSKLWKAVQTVAIADIVMSLDNVLAIAAVAKDSIPLLVAGLVISIPLIVLGASLITSLLTRFPILVWAGAGLLGWVAGEMFESDPWLIARFGEQLLHKLEYPAAILGALLVLGLGYLIKSRRPDPAH, from the coding sequence ATGGATTTGTCGTCGGTTTCCATTGTCGACCCGCTGGTCTGGGGCAAGCTGGCCGAGATCATCCTGCTGAACATCGTGCTCTCGGGCGACAACGCCGTCGTCATCGCGCTCGCCTGCCGCGCACTCGCGCCGGCGCAGCGGACCAAGGGCATCGCGCTCGGCGCCGGCGTCGCGGTCGTGCTGCGCGTGGTCTTCACGGTGCTGATCGCCTCGCTGCTCAACACGCCGTTCCTGCGCATCATCGGCGCCGGCCTGCTGATCTGGATCGCGGTCAAGCTGATCGTCGAGGAGGAAGGCCAGGACGAGGATTCGATCACGGCGAGCAGCAAGCTCTGGAAGGCGGTGCAGACGGTCGCGATCGCCGACATCGTCATGAGCCTCGACAATGTGCTGGCGATCGCCGCCGTCGCCAAGGATTCGATTCCCTTGCTGGTCGCCGGCCTCGTCATCTCGATCCCGCTGATCGTGCTTGGCGCCTCGCTGATCACCAGCCTGCTGACGCGCTTCCCGATCCTGGTCTGGGCCGGCGCCGGCTTGCTGGGTTGGGTCGCCGGCGAGATGTTCGAGAGCGATCCCTGGCTGATCGCCCGCTTCGGCGAGCAACTGCTGCACAAGCTGGAATACCCGGCTGCGATCCTGGGCGCGTTGCTCGTGCTCGGCCTCGGCTACCTCATCAAATCGCGCCGGCCTGACCCGGCCCACTGA
- a CDS encoding tartrate dehydrogenase, with amino-acid sequence MTGTNRVYRIAVIAGDGIGKEVMPEGLRVLDAASKKYGFELRLDQFDFSSCDYYAKHGKMLPDDWKEKIGGHDAIYFGAVGMPAQVPDHISLWGSLLLFRREFDQYVNLRPVRLMPGVPGPLANRKPGDIDFFVVRENTEGEYSSVGGRMYAGTEREIVIQETVMSRVGVDRVLKYAFELAQRRPRKKLTSATKSNGISITMPYWDERVKEMAKNYPDVAVDQYHIDILTAHFVLNPDRFDVVVASNLFGDILSDLGPACTGTIGIAPSGNINPTGDHPSLFEPVHGSAPDIAGQGIANPVGMIWSGAMMLDHLGEHEAAKGIEAAIERALGDARTRTRDLGGSLGTEAAGKAVEQAL; translated from the coding sequence ATGACCGGCACCAACCGCGTTTACCGCATCGCCGTGATCGCCGGTGACGGCATCGGCAAGGAGGTCATGCCCGAAGGCCTGCGCGTGCTCGATGCCGCCTCGAAGAAATACGGCTTTGAACTGCGCCTCGACCAGTTCGATTTCTCCTCCTGCGACTACTACGCCAAGCACGGCAAGATGCTGCCGGACGACTGGAAGGAGAAGATCGGCGGCCATGACGCGATCTATTTCGGCGCCGTCGGCATGCCCGCCCAGGTGCCGGACCATATCTCGCTTTGGGGCTCGCTCCTTCTGTTCCGGCGTGAGTTCGACCAATACGTCAACCTGCGCCCCGTGCGGCTGATGCCGGGCGTGCCCGGCCCGCTCGCCAACCGCAAGCCCGGCGATATCGACTTCTTCGTCGTGCGCGAGAACACCGAGGGCGAGTATTCCTCGGTCGGCGGGCGCATGTATGCCGGCACCGAGCGCGAGATCGTCATCCAGGAGACGGTGATGAGCCGCGTCGGCGTCGACCGCGTGCTGAAATACGCCTTCGAACTGGCGCAGCGTCGCCCGCGCAAGAAGCTGACCTCGGCCACCAAGTCCAACGGCATCTCGATCACCATGCCCTACTGGGACGAGCGGGTGAAGGAGATGGCGAAGAACTATCCGGACGTCGCCGTCGACCAGTATCATATCGACATCCTGACCGCGCATTTCGTGCTCAATCCGGATCGCTTCGATGTGGTCGTCGCCTCCAACCTGTTCGGCGACATCCTCTCCGATCTCGGCCCGGCCTGCACCGGCACGATCGGCATCGCGCCCTCCGGCAACATCAACCCGACCGGCGACCACCCCTCGCTGTTCGAGCCGGTCCACGGCTCCGCGCCCGATATCGCCGGGCAGGGCATCGCCAATCCGGTCGGCATGATCTGGTCGGGCGCGATGATGCTGGACCATCTCGGCGAGCACGAGGCGGCCAAGGGCATTGAGGCGGCGATCGAGCGCGCTCTGGGCGATGCCCGCACCCGCACCCGCGATCTCGGTGGTTCGCTCGGCACCGAAGCCGCCGGCAAGGCGGTCGAGCAGGCGCTTTGA
- a CDS encoding NAD(P)H-dependent flavin oxidoreductase — MARLATRLTERLGIAHPILSAPMALAGGGALAAAVTRAGGLGLIGGGYGDAGWIEQQFAAAGNTQVGCGFITWSMAKKPELLTQALAHRPAALMLSFGDPRPFADEIAAAGVPLICQCQSLSHVRQALEAGAAIIVAQGSEAGGHGATRATLPFVPEVADLIARERSDTLLVAAGGVADGRGLAAALMLGADGVLAGTRFWASREAMVHERHHAVAVAATGDQTVRSSLPDIARQLDWPKPFDIRVSDNAFIANWAGRDGALKDAIAVEGPAYREAFMAGDPDKAAVIFGEAAGLITDIPSAGEIVERMVAEAVALLDKAERFVV; from the coding sequence ATGGCGCGCCTCGCCACGCGATTGACCGAACGCCTCGGCATCGCCCATCCGATCCTGTCGGCGCCGATGGCGCTGGCGGGCGGCGGGGCGCTGGCTGCGGCGGTCACCCGCGCCGGTGGACTCGGCCTCATCGGCGGGGGCTATGGCGATGCAGGCTGGATCGAGCAGCAGTTCGCTGCTGCCGGCAACACCCAGGTCGGCTGCGGCTTCATCACCTGGTCGATGGCGAAAAAGCCTGAGCTTCTGACGCAGGCGCTGGCGCACAGGCCTGCCGCCCTGATGCTCTCCTTCGGCGATCCGCGCCCCTTCGCCGATGAGATCGCGGCGGCGGGCGTGCCTCTGATCTGCCAGTGCCAGTCTCTCTCGCACGTCCGGCAAGCGCTCGAAGCCGGCGCCGCGATCATTGTCGCGCAGGGTTCCGAAGCCGGTGGGCACGGCGCCACGCGCGCGACGCTGCCCTTCGTGCCGGAAGTGGCGGACCTGATCGCCCGCGAAAGGTCCGACACGCTGCTCGTCGCTGCCGGAGGCGTTGCGGACGGCCGCGGCTTGGCGGCGGCGTTGATGCTTGGCGCCGACGGCGTGCTCGCCGGGACGCGATTCTGGGCGAGCCGCGAGGCGATGGTGCATGAACGTCACCATGCCGTGGCCGTCGCTGCGACCGGCGACCAGACCGTGCGCTCTTCCTTGCCCGATATCGCGCGTCAGCTCGACTGGCCGAAGCCCTTCGATATCCGCGTCTCCGACAATGCCTTCATTGCAAACTGGGCCGGCCGCGACGGGGCGCTCAAGGATGCGATTGCCGTCGAAGGTCCCGCCTATCGCGAAGCCTTCATGGCCGGCGATCCCGACAAGGCCGCCGTTATCTTCGGCGAAGCCGCCGGCTTGATCACGGATATCCCGAGCGCCGGCGAGATCGTCGAGCGCATGGTGGCGGAGGCGGTGGCACTGCTCGATAAGGCAGAGCGCTTCGTCGTTTGA
- a CDS encoding ChbG/HpnK family deacetylase: protein MAKGFILCADDFAMTDGVSRAILDLLGRGKLTATGAMTNRPHWRRLAPELCAFAGKADLGLHLNLTCAAPLSAMPLLAPGGTLPSLKDVARAAATSPATRKEIAAEITRQLDAFEDALGRPPDFVDGHQHVHVLPGVRRALLDILTRRYPAGALYVRDPADRAAAIRARGVAVGKALVIAGLATGLRSAALKRGLRVNRGFSGVAPFDPQRDFAGDLASFLIEPGPCHLVMCHPGFVDDELVRLDPVVATRPVEHAAIAGFVPPPGLPLSRFGALEA from the coding sequence ATGGCGAAGGGCTTCATCCTGTGCGCTGATGACTTCGCCATGACGGATGGCGTCAGCCGCGCGATTCTCGATCTCCTCGGTCGCGGCAAGCTAACCGCGACGGGGGCGATGACCAATCGCCCGCACTGGCGCCGGCTGGCGCCGGAACTCTGCGCTTTTGCCGGCAAGGCCGATCTCGGCCTGCACCTCAACCTGACCTGCGCTGCGCCGTTGTCCGCGATGCCGCTTCTCGCACCCGGCGGCACCTTGCCAAGCCTGAAGGATGTCGCGAGGGCCGCCGCCACCTCTCCCGCCACGCGCAAGGAGATTGCCGCGGAGATCACGCGCCAGCTCGACGCTTTCGAGGACGCGCTCGGCCGGCCGCCGGATTTCGTCGACGGGCACCAGCATGTCCATGTGCTGCCCGGCGTGCGGCGGGCGCTGCTCGATATCCTGACCCGGCGCTATCCGGCAGGCGCTCTCTACGTACGCGACCCCGCGGATCGCGCGGCTGCGATTCGCGCGCGGGGCGTGGCTGTCGGCAAGGCGCTGGTCATTGCCGGACTTGCCACCGGCTTGCGCAGCGCGGCGTTGAAGCGGGGCCTGCGCGTCAATCGCGGCTTCTCCGGCGTGGCGCCCTTCGATCCGCAGCGGGACTTTGCTGGCGACCTGGCCAGCTTCCTGATCGAGCCCGGCCCGTGTCATCTCGTGATGTGCCATCCGGGCTTCGTCGACGACGAACTGGTCAGGCTCGATCCCGTTGTCGCGACGCGGCCCGTCGAGCACGCTGCGATTGCCGGCTTCGTGCCGCCTCCAGGTTTGCCGCTGAGCCGATTCGGCGCCTTGGAAGCCTGA
- the murJ gene encoding murein biosynthesis integral membrane protein MurJ, protein MLKNILSVGGYTLISRITGFVRDIVLAAVLGAGAIMDAFSVALRLPNHFRAIFGEGAVNQAYVPTYAQIAEKEGPEAASLFADRLFTVQLIVQVILLALALPLMPWLVRLLAPGFSEDPAVFELAVSLTRITFPYLLFVTMVTFLGATLNAVERYAAFAAAPILLNVFIVAALAVPFLFPSAAHAAAWGVAISGVAQWIVLYVAARRAGVSSKIVRPRADAGVRRFLKVFGPAVIGSAGVQIAIFADTIIASMLPRGGYAALYYAERLYQLPLGLIAIAVGTVALSAMSRAIARGDEAAANRAQNRAIAISLVASAPFVAAFVAVPELMVAGLFQRGAFDAQASAAAGAVLFAYALGLPAIVMIRAQVSAFQARGDTTTPMLVALAAIACNLLLKLLLWRDWGAPGLALATAAGAWVNLLTLFVLARRRRWTEPDRRLPSFAGIVCGVAAICGLLAWWSKPLALRLTATLPFEPLLMTVLLVSGVAAIVYTVLAGGLLKVTGLLRLLR, encoded by the coding sequence ATGCTCAAGAACATCCTGTCGGTCGGCGGCTATACGCTGATCTCGCGGATCACGGGCTTCGTGCGCGACATCGTGCTGGCGGCCGTGCTGGGCGCGGGCGCGATCATGGACGCCTTTTCCGTCGCGCTGCGCCTGCCCAATCATTTCCGCGCCATCTTCGGCGAGGGCGCCGTCAACCAGGCCTATGTGCCGACCTATGCCCAGATCGCCGAGAAGGAGGGACCGGAGGCCGCCAGCCTCTTCGCCGACCGGCTCTTTACCGTCCAGTTGATCGTGCAGGTCATCCTGCTGGCGTTGGCCCTGCCCCTGATGCCCTGGCTGGTGCGGTTGCTGGCGCCGGGCTTCAGCGAGGATCCTGCGGTTTTCGAGCTTGCGGTCTCGCTGACGCGGATCACCTTCCCCTATCTGCTCTTCGTGACCATGGTCACGTTCCTCGGTGCGACCCTCAATGCCGTCGAGCGCTATGCCGCCTTCGCCGCTGCGCCGATCCTGCTCAATGTCTTCATCGTCGCGGCGCTGGCCGTGCCCTTCCTGTTTCCGAGCGCGGCCCACGCCGCCGCCTGGGGCGTCGCGATCTCCGGCGTGGCGCAATGGATCGTGCTCTATGTCGCGGCCAGGCGGGCCGGCGTTTCGAGCAAGATCGTGCGCCCGCGGGCGGATGCCGGTGTCCGGCGCTTCCTCAAGGTGTTCGGGCCGGCCGTGATCGGCTCGGCCGGCGTGCAGATCGCGATCTTTGCCGACACGATCATCGCCTCGATGCTGCCGCGCGGCGGCTATGCGGCGCTCTATTATGCCGAGCGGCTCTACCAATTGCCGCTTGGGCTGATCGCGATCGCGGTCGGCACAGTCGCGCTCTCGGCGATGAGCCGCGCCATCGCGCGCGGCGACGAGGCCGCCGCCAATCGCGCCCAGAACCGCGCTATCGCGATCTCGCTCGTCGCCAGCGCCCCCTTCGTCGCTGCCTTCGTCGCCGTGCCCGAATTGATGGTAGCAGGGCTCTTCCAGCGTGGCGCCTTCGATGCGCAGGCGAGCGCCGCGGCGGGTGCCGTGCTCTTCGCCTATGCGCTCGGCCTGCCGGCGATCGTGATGATCCGCGCGCAGGTCTCGGCCTTCCAGGCGCGCGGCGACACCACCACCCCGATGCTGGTCGCGCTCGCCGCCATCGCCTGCAACCTCCTGCTGAAGCTCCTGCTCTGGCGCGACTGGGGCGCGCCGGGACTGGCGCTCGCAACTGCTGCCGGCGCCTGGGTCAACCTGCTGACGCTGTTCGTGCTGGCGCGCCGTCGCCGCTGGACCGAGCCGGACCGGCGCCTGCCGAGCTTCGCAGGCATCGTCTGCGGTGTCGCGGCGATCTGCGGCCTGCTCGCCTGGTGGAGCAAGCCACTGGCACTGAGGCTCACCGCCACCCTGCCCTTCGAGCCGCTGCTGATGACGGTGCTGCTCGTGTCCGGCGTCGCGGCGATCGTCTACACCGTACTCGCCGGTGGGCTGTTGAAGGTGACGGGGCTGCTCAGGCTGCTGCGGTAG